The Acetomicrobium thermoterrenum DSM 13490 genomic sequence CATAACCGGAGGCATGACCTGCCCTCCTGTAGATGCAGCTGCGACGACGGCTCCGGAAAATTCGTTTTTATAACCCGACTGCTTCATAAGGGGAATTGTAAAAGCCCCCGTTGTCACTGCATTGGCAACGGAACTTCCGGAGACGGTCCCCATTAAACCGCTTGCGATTACCGCCGCCTTGCCGGGACCTCCCTGGCTTCGACCGGTGAGAGCAACGGCTAAATCGATAAAAAACTTGCCTGCCCCCGAGGAGCTTAAAAAAGCGCCAAACAAAACGAAGAGAAATATGAATGAGGCAGAAACGCCCAAGGGAACGCCGAAAATGCCGTCGGTGCGAAGATATTCGAAGGGAGCGAGCTCCTTGAGAGGAAATCCTCCATGACCTAAAAGCCCAGGAAAATAGGGTCCGAAAAGGGCGTATATCAGAGCAACTATGGCGACAATTGGCAAAGGCCAACCCATTGAACGCCTCGCTCCCTCGATGACCAAAATTATCATCATTAAGCCAAGATATATATCAGACGAGGTTGGCATCCCTTCGCGTTGAGATATGGCGTCCCAATTTAAGAGTATATTTAAACAACCTATGGCCAAAAGGATGGCGAAACCCCAGTCCCATATATCTATCTTATCCTTCGGCCTTCCCTTCGAAATGGGATACAGCAAAAAGAGGAGAACGCCCATAAACATCCAGTGCACGCCCCTTTGATACATGGCTGGCAAAAGACCATATAAAGCGGTGTATAGATGAAATAACGAAGCAGATATGGCAATTCCGGCCACTAGCCACCATTGCCACCCTTTCAATTGACGTGCCTTTGATTCCACTTCCAGAATCTCGCTCTTGTTGGGCTCATCAAGGGATGAAGATATTTTAGGGTCATTATTGCGATCCTCGGTTACCATAAAAATGCCCCCTTTACTGTGAAGGAAAAATTGGCCCAACCGATATATCGCCGGCTGGGCCTCTGAACTGTTCTTATTCTACAGGTACCTCTATGCCGTGCTCTTTAAAGTATTTTGCGGCCCCCGGATGGACAGGTATAATAGCAATGCTTGCCTCTTCGGGTACAAAATGCTCGGCCTGTGGAATGGATTTCATGATCTCTTCCCTATTTTCTATGATGGTCTTGACGAGCTTGTAGGCCAGTTCTTCATCCATGTCCTTGTTAACAACCAGGAAGTTGCCGTCGGCAACGGTGAGAACGTCTTCTTCTTTACCTGGATAGGTTCCTTTGGGGATTTTATAGGGAAACATGAAGGGAAATTTCTCTACTACCTTATCGACGACATCCTGTGGAATGGGTATCATGACTATATCGCGAACAGCGGCCACTTCCAGCACTGCAGACCCGGGAGTGGCGAAGTTCCAAAAGACTACATCCACATTTCCGTCTTTAAGGGCCATTACGCCCTCTGGTTGAGTCAGCTGTTGTTTTTTAATGTCCTTATCCGGATCTATTCCTGCCGCTTCCAGGATCATGTTCGTAAGAACCTGGTCGCCTCCGCCGGGCGCGCCGACGGAAACTCTTTTACCAATAATGTCCTCGAACTTGGTTATTCCCGTACCTTTCGTCGTCACTATGTGATGAGGCGCCGGATACATATGCATCAGTATTCGCAGGGGCAAAGCACCATCTTCTTCAAAGGCCTCCGTTCCGGTGTAGGCTTGGTAGAGTGTGGAGCCCATGGACATCCCTATATGCGCTCTACCTGAGGCCACAAGACGACAATTTTCCCTCGACGCGGAAGTAGCCCTGGATGTGGCTTTTACGTCGATGCCGGCCTTTGTCAAAATTTCCGCCATAACCCCTCCTAAAGGATAGTATGTACCTCCAATCCCTCCTGATGCTATGGTGATATAAGTGACGGCGTAAGCTGTGCCCACAAAGGCTACCAAAGATAACAAAGCAACTGCCAATAACGTCCTTTTTTTCATAACCTACTCTCCTCCCTATTGTTTATTGTTTATTTTTTCGTCACATCAAAATCAACTAATCACTCTATATCTATAGGCAACTTAAACCCAAAGGTGCACTTTAAAGCAACTTTTCAGCCGTCGCCGCTAATCCTTCTTCTAACTTGTTCAACAATTCATCTACCTGCTCGGCGGTTATGACGAGAGGAGGACCGATGAGGAAGTTGTCGCCATCTATGCCGTCCACCATCCCTCCGCCAGGGTAGATGACAAGCCCCCTATCGAGGCATTCCTTCATCGCCAACGCGGCAGCGCCTTTGCTTTTAGGGAATGGCTTTTTGCTTTCTTTATCCATGACCAGCTCTACGCCCCACATAAGCCCCCTTCCTCTTACATCTCCCACTATTGAATTGGAAGCCTCTATCTCTTTAAGGCCCCTGCCAAGTTTTTCGCCCTGAAGGCGAGCGTTAGTTACTAAATCGTGCTTTTTCATGTATCGTATGACGGCAGCTGTAGCAGCACCGCTTACTGGATTTCCGTTGTAGGTGTGGCCATGGACAAAGGCACCGCTTCCGTTACGTATCGTCTCGGCGATCTCATTTCTAATGATGATTCCACCCGTAGGGACATAACCGGCGGCCATGCCCTTCGCCGTTGCGATTATGTCAGGGGTTACGTTCCAGTGGTTCACGCAGAAGTTGACACCGGTCCTGCCGAAGCCAGTCATCACTTCGTCGGCAATGAGCAAAATGTCATAACGGTCGCATATTTCACGAACTATAGGCCAGTATTCGTCGGGGGGGACCAACGCCCCAATGGCAGAACCGACCATGGGTTCGGCTATGAAGGCAGAGATATATTGGGAGCCGATATTTTTTATGATGTCCTCCAGCTGATGGGCGCAGGCAATGCCACATTCAGGATATTTCTTGCCAAAGGGACAGCGATAACAGTAATGAGCCACGATCTTGGGGTACTCTTTGAAGAGCGGAGAGTAGATGCGACGTCGGGGTATGCTGCCTCCGACTGCCATGGTACCAATTGTACTTCCATGATAGGAATTCCATCTGGCTACGATAAGTGCTTTAGAAGTGCTGACGCCGTCTCTTTCGACGAAATACTGACGCGCCAGCTTGATCGCGGATTCTACGGCTTCGCTTCCGCCGCTCACAAACCATACATAATCCAGCCCTTCGGGGGCTATGCTTGCGACTTCCTCGGCCGCCTCTTCCAATGCAGCGCTACGCCATCGCGAAGTGTGGGCAAATTCTATAGTTTTCAGCTGCTCGGTTATTGCGTCGATAATTTCAGGAACACCATGGCCTAAATTGGAGATCAAGGCCCCACTGCAACCATCGAGATAACGCTTTCCTTCTTCATCGTAAAGGTATATCCCCTCACCCTTTACTACCCTTGGCATAACCGCCTTGAAATTGCGCTGAAAAACCTTGCCACCCATTTCTCTCGCCTCCGGGGTTCTATTTGTAAAAAATACATTATAGTAACGTATACATTGATGTATAAGCTACCATTTTATAAAATATATGAAGGATATCCTTCATATTGAGATGCTACATTTCAAATAGATAATTGTCAAGGCTAAACGCTTCATCTTTATAACCTTTAGCGGGGAATATGACAGAAAGAATTAAAAACCTCCGGAGAAAAGAAACAGGACCAAAGCAGCAGCTGGAGCCATAGTAAAATTGTCGAGTCCTTTGGGTGTGACGATTTCTATCACGGTGGTGGCAAGAGAGGCAATTGCCAGCACTAAGATTGGCAGAGGAAGAAATAACAGTTTGCTCACTAAAAGACAGGAGAGAAAACATGCGATAAAACAGCCGACGCTTCCCTCTAAGGTTTTACCTTCGATCAATGGCCTTTTTCCAAAGCGGGTACCGCAAAGGGCCGCCCAGGCGTCTCCCAGGATCAACATGATCATGGCGATAACGCCAAGCGGATCCGGGAAAAGAGTTGCCAGAGCCGATCCTGCTAAAAACATCGTCGTAGAGGAAAGATGTTCTGCTTCCTGCGCTCTTCCGACGGGGGCGAAGAGGGACTTCACATATTCGTTTACTTGCGGTTTGCGAAACCTCAGAAACTCCAAAAAAACTGCAAGGGCTGCAGAGGCAAAGAGTGCGCTGCGATATGTAGCGTAACCGAACATAGGATAGAGGAACGCAGGAAAGACCAAAGCGGAATATCTGTATAATTTTCGCCTTACCAAATGCTGTTCCATTGCCTTGGCAAAATCATTAAGGTCATTAGAAAGGCGCTTCCATCCGAATACCAGTACCCACAGGACCAAAAAGGTGGCCGTGCAAGCCGTCTTGAG encodes the following:
- a CDS encoding TAXI family TRAP transporter solute-binding subunit, producing MKKRTLLAVALLSLVAFVGTAYAVTYITIASGGIGGTYYPLGGVMAEILTKAGIDVKATSRATSASRENCRLVASGRAHIGMSMGSTLYQAYTGTEAFEEDGALPLRILMHMYPAPHHIVTTKGTGITKFEDIIGKRVSVGAPGGGDQVLTNMILEAAGIDPDKDIKKQQLTQPEGVMALKDGNVDVVFWNFATPGSAVLEVAAVRDIVMIPIPQDVVDKVVEKFPFMFPYKIPKGTYPGKEEDVLTVADGNFLVVNKDMDEELAYKLVKTIIENREEIMKSIPQAEHFVPEEASIAIIPVHPGAAKYFKEHGIEVPVE
- a CDS encoding aspartate aminotransferase family protein, translating into MGGKVFQRNFKAVMPRVVKGEGIYLYDEEGKRYLDGCSGALISNLGHGVPEIIDAITEQLKTIEFAHTSRWRSAALEEAAEEVASIAPEGLDYVWFVSGGSEAVESAIKLARQYFVERDGVSTSKALIVARWNSYHGSTIGTMAVGGSIPRRRIYSPLFKEYPKIVAHYCYRCPFGKKYPECGIACAHQLEDIIKNIGSQYISAFIAEPMVGSAIGALVPPDEYWPIVREICDRYDILLIADEVMTGFGRTGVNFCVNHWNVTPDIIATAKGMAAGYVPTGGIIIRNEIAETIRNGSGAFVHGHTYNGNPVSGAATAAVIRYMKKHDLVTNARLQGEKLGRGLKEIEASNSIVGDVRGRGLMWGVELVMDKESKKPFPKSKGAAALAMKECLDRGLVIYPGGGMVDGIDGDNFLIGPPLVITAEQVDELLNKLEEGLAATAEKLL
- a CDS encoding glycerol-3-phosphate acyltransferase, with translation MAKELSLLILCYIIGSIPWSAIVARFFGGPSVDLTKEGTKNVGATNVWILSGHAAGCLAVLGDAAKGGFAVLIARWAGLSAFLWPMCAWMAVLGHTWSIFLRFKGGRGASATVGAFVALMPLEAMISGLMVATALLTFGGCLLLSLATLWPFCILVSLARDTVDLKTACTATFLVLWVLVFGWKRLSNDLNDFAKAMEQHLVRRKLYRYSALVFPAFLYPMFGYATYRSALFASAALAVFLEFLRFRKPQVNEYVKSLFAPVGRAQEAEHLSSTTMFLAGSALATLFPDPLGVIAMIMLILGDAWAALCGTRFGKRPLIEGKTLEGSVGCFIACFLSCLLVSKLLFLPLPILVLAIASLATTVIEIVTPKGLDNFTMAPAAALVLFLFSGGF